From a single Rhodococcus jostii RHA1 genomic region:
- a CDS encoding tyrosine-type recombinase/integrase, protein MSTTSRSATDSWPKQDTRLQRGNIGPVFRSSLEKTANMLLEFKLAGKVAWRRRRPMSTQLRSRFETALRLFDESLSGTLAVGSVELAVGEIRQLLTHLRDRGHVASPHTIESARRAWNMLLRHVCDTGGIPVDKITFPMLDRACITGFLEQTRAERNWTAATYNQRLACIRSFFEYAATAEPTLAIHLADLAGIPLMKAPATKPVSHMSQQAIKALLAQPDPIIRTGLRDQFFMILMYDTAARDAEMLSAAIGDLDAQRLTIDLLGKGSKPRRIPITKETAAHYRRYTAAFHPDPQLGDPLFYTIHSHRKTRMSDDNAARIIRQHAQAAHRKCAEVPAGAHPHMLRHSRAMHLYQAGMPLALLTEWLGHADPETTLIYAHADTK, encoded by the coding sequence ATGAGTACAACGAGCAGGTCCGCGACAGATTCCTGGCCGAAACAGGACACCCGTCTGCAGCGCGGGAACATCGGCCCGGTGTTCCGGTCGTCGCTGGAGAAGACAGCGAACATGCTGCTCGAGTTCAAGCTGGCCGGGAAGGTGGCATGGCGCAGGCGGCGTCCGATGTCGACGCAGCTGCGATCACGCTTCGAGACTGCCCTGCGCTTGTTCGACGAGTCGCTCTCGGGAACCCTGGCCGTCGGATCGGTCGAGTTGGCTGTGGGCGAGATCAGGCAACTGCTTACTCATCTACGTGACCGTGGCCATGTTGCCAGCCCCCACACCATCGAATCTGCCCGCCGCGCCTGGAACATGCTCCTGCGCCACGTCTGCGACACCGGCGGCATCCCCGTCGACAAGATCACCTTCCCGATGCTGGACCGCGCCTGCATCACCGGGTTCCTCGAACAGACACGTGCCGAACGCAACTGGACAGCGGCAACCTACAACCAGCGCCTCGCCTGCATCCGGTCGTTCTTCGAATACGCCGCCACCGCCGAGCCGACACTCGCCATCCACCTCGCCGATCTCGCAGGCATCCCGCTGATGAAAGCGCCCGCCACCAAACCCGTCTCCCACATGAGCCAGCAAGCGATCAAAGCGCTCCTCGCCCAACCCGATCCGATCATACGGACCGGACTCCGAGACCAGTTCTTCATGATCTTGATGTATGACACCGCCGCCCGCGACGCCGAGATGCTCTCTGCCGCCATCGGAGACCTCGACGCCCAACGTCTCACCATCGACCTACTCGGCAAGGGATCCAAACCCCGCCGCATCCCCATCACGAAGGAGACCGCCGCCCACTACCGGCGCTACACCGCCGCGTTCCACCCTGACCCCCAGCTTGGCGACCCGCTGTTCTACACCATCCACAGCCACCGCAAGACGCGCATGTCCGACGACAACGCCGCCCGGATCATTCGCCAGCACGCCCAAGCCGCCCACCGGAAATGCGCCGAAGTGCCCGCCGGAGCACACCCCCACATGCTGCGCCATTCCCGAGCCATGCACCTCTACCAGGCAGGCATGCCGCTCGCCCTCCTCACCGAGTGGCTCGGGCACGCCGACCCTGAGACCACACTCATCTACGCCCACGCCGACACCAAATGA
- a CDS encoding PDDEXK nuclease domain-containing protein — translation MSSIGSPSRPVIDPQIDLVSGPDSSLGRTPAIPAGSVDSISLEECPPPSLPTTRHAREHQAARARGALHLPAPGEHRTAQALLADRGDDHRATEDGPLGSKVLSRLSADLRTEFPGAKGFSSANLKYMRRFAEAWPDQEAIGQRPVGQLPWGHVIELLEKLDDAELRDWYSAKDIAHGWSRPVLAHQIKTHLHLREGAAPSNFPHALERTDSELAQQITKDPFTLKFLAIDGDAAERQLEDRLVERIIDTLRELGPGFAFVGRQVHFDVEGDEFFVDYSDSRIIPRPGVERPLCACSLG, via the coding sequence CTGTCCTCGATCGGCTCGCCATCGCGACCGGTCATCGATCCTCAGATAGACCTGGTCAGTGGCCCAGATTCCTCCCTGGGTCGCACCCCCGCGATACCAGCGGGGTCAGTCGATTCCATTAGCCTCGAGGAATGTCCTCCCCCGTCGCTACCGACTACGCGCCACGCTCGAGAGCATCAAGCGGCTCGTGCACGAGGCGCGCTACATCTCCCAGCGCCGGGTGAACACCGAACTGCTCAAGCTCTACTGGCAGATCGAGGCGACGATCATCGAGCGACAGAAGACGGCCCCCTGGGCAGCAAGGTCCTCTCCCGGCTCTCCGCGGATCTGCGCACAGAGTTTCCCGGTGCGAAGGGGTTCTCGTCGGCCAACCTCAAGTACATGCGGAGGTTCGCCGAGGCGTGGCCCGACCAGGAGGCAATCGGTCAACGACCCGTTGGCCAATTGCCCTGGGGGCATGTCATCGAGTTGCTCGAGAAGCTCGACGACGCCGAGTTGCGCGACTGGTACAGCGCCAAGGACATCGCACACGGCTGGAGTCGTCCCGTACTGGCACACCAGATCAAGACCCACCTGCACCTGCGAGAGGGTGCGGCCCCGTCCAACTTCCCGCACGCGCTCGAGCGCACCGATTCCGAGCTCGCTCAGCAGATCACCAAGGATCCGTTCACGCTCAAGTTCCTCGCCATCGACGGGGACGCCGCCGAGCGGCAGCTCGAGGATCGGCTCGTCGAACGCATCATCGACACCCTTCGCGAGCTGGGCCCCGGTTTCGCGTTCGTGGGCCGCCAGGTCCACTTCGATGTCGAGGGCGATGAATTTTTTGTCGATTATTCCGATTCCCGGATTATTCCGAGGCCCGGTGTCGAGCGGCCGCTTTGTGCTTGCAGCCTGGGATGA
- a CDS encoding AMIN-like domain-containing (lipo)protein: MLAARRNNVSVAVLALCLPVLTLSTACGVPDEKHPSTDAVETARDGQCQQFESFSGQLLVGNPPPVRTGLVPAQPGERMPGPARPRLDSVDLEPTLDGETVTFSLGGDGSMGWSVRFVQAPFLRGTDGAVPISGSCILQIDLTSVDSNKAGDGPGLPMRLTPDGDASAVVEALVYSSSATVTQSFVGTRSSTPEVTVDPSIDNRAITVAITH, encoded by the coding sequence ATGCTTGCAGCCAGGCGAAACAACGTAAGCGTGGCAGTCCTCGCCCTCTGTCTTCCGGTTCTGACCTTGTCGACCGCATGCGGAGTGCCGGACGAGAAGCACCCGAGCACTGACGCTGTTGAGACGGCCCGGGATGGGCAGTGTCAACAGTTCGAGTCGTTCTCCGGGCAACTCCTCGTCGGTAATCCTCCGCCGGTTCGTACCGGATTGGTACCAGCGCAACCTGGCGAACGTATGCCCGGTCCGGCTCGACCCAGGCTGGATTCGGTCGATCTCGAACCGACCTTGGACGGTGAGACCGTTACCTTCAGCCTCGGGGGCGACGGGTCGATGGGCTGGTCCGTCCGCTTCGTCCAGGCGCCGTTCCTTCGAGGAACGGATGGCGCCGTGCCGATTTCGGGTTCGTGCATTCTGCAGATCGATCTGACCTCCGTGGACTCCAATAAAGCCGGAGACGGCCCCGGACTGCCGATGCGCCTCACGCCCGACGGCGACGCATCGGCAGTGGTCGAAGCCCTCGTTTACTCTAGCAGCGCCACTGTGACGCAATCCTTCGTCGGAACCCGAAGCAGCACACCCGAGGTCACGGTCGACCCATCAATCGACAACCGCGCGATCACGGTCGCAATCACTCACTGA
- a CDS encoding Glu/Leu/Phe/Val family dehydrogenase yields MTTTTDVISIDAGPLDDALAQLTGAVEKLGYGPGMHQLLAKPRREMSVSIPLRRDNGDVEVLSGYRVQHNFSRGPAKGGLRFSPHVSLDEVRALAMWMTWKCALLDVPYGGAKGGITIDPTQYSMGELSRVTRRYTSEILPIIGPEKDIPAPDIGTDEQTMAWMMDTFSANVGYTVPSVVTGKPVSLGGSLGRSSATSKGVVHVALAALEYRGLTPSFATAAVQGFGKVGAGSAQFLAEAGVKVVAVGDQYGSIHNGNGLDIPALQAHVAATGTVRGFADSEPIDAAALLELEVDLLVPAAVEGVINSDNASNIRASIVVEGANGPTTAAADKILAARNVLVVPDILANAGGVIVSYFEWVQGNQAYWWTANEVDERLETRMIQGWRCVLETSIRRGLSLREAATVTAVERVADAHLTRGLYP; encoded by the coding sequence TTGACCACGACAACTGACGTCATATCCATCGACGCGGGTCCACTCGACGACGCTTTGGCGCAGTTGACGGGCGCAGTCGAGAAACTCGGCTACGGCCCCGGAATGCACCAACTTCTCGCCAAACCTCGGCGCGAGATGTCGGTGAGCATCCCGCTGCGCCGGGATAACGGTGACGTCGAGGTGCTGTCCGGATACCGGGTTCAGCACAATTTCTCCCGCGGACCGGCGAAGGGTGGGTTGCGCTTCAGCCCCCACGTGTCCCTCGACGAGGTCCGCGCGCTGGCGATGTGGATGACGTGGAAGTGCGCGTTGCTCGACGTCCCGTACGGCGGTGCCAAGGGCGGGATCACGATCGACCCGACGCAGTACTCGATGGGGGAACTCAGCCGGGTGACCCGCCGCTATACCAGCGAGATTCTGCCGATCATCGGTCCGGAGAAGGACATCCCGGCGCCGGACATCGGGACTGATGAACAGACGATGGCGTGGATGATGGACACCTTCTCGGCGAACGTGGGCTACACCGTTCCGTCCGTGGTCACCGGCAAACCTGTCAGTTTGGGTGGTTCGCTGGGTCGTTCGTCGGCCACCTCGAAGGGCGTCGTCCACGTCGCACTCGCCGCGCTCGAATATCGTGGGCTGACGCCGTCGTTCGCGACCGCTGCTGTGCAGGGCTTCGGCAAGGTCGGGGCCGGCAGCGCCCAATTCCTTGCCGAGGCCGGCGTCAAGGTCGTCGCAGTCGGCGACCAGTACGGATCGATCCACAACGGCAACGGCCTCGACATTCCCGCGCTGCAGGCCCATGTGGCCGCAACGGGAACCGTGCGGGGCTTCGCCGACTCCGAGCCGATCGATGCGGCGGCGCTGCTCGAACTCGAGGTCGATCTCCTGGTGCCCGCGGCCGTCGAGGGTGTCATCAACTCCGACAACGCGTCAAACATCCGGGCGTCGATCGTGGTGGAAGGCGCGAATGGGCCGACCACCGCTGCGGCGGACAAAATCTTGGCCGCAAGGAATGTCCTCGTTGTCCCCGACATCCTCGCCAACGCCGGCGGTGTCATCGTTTCCTACTTCGAGTGGGTGCAGGGGAATCAGGCCTACTGGTGGACCGCCAACGAGGTCGACGAACGCCTCGAGACCCGCATGATCCAGGGGTGGCGGTGCGTCCTGGAGACCTCCATTCGCCGGGGACTGTCCTTGCGTGAGGCTGCGACGGTGACCGCTGTCGAGCGGGTGGCCGACGCCCACCTCACCCGGGGCCTCTACCCCTAA
- a CDS encoding aspartate aminotransferase family protein, which yields MANLSPALKQATPVVVDHALGSWIYGTDGVDYLDFTTGIGVTSTGHCHPKVVEAAREQVGKIIHAQYTTVMHKPLLALTDKLGEVLPTGLDSVFYANSGSEAVEAAIRLARMATGRPNIVVFQGGFHGRTVAAASLTTAGTKFSAGFSPLMSGVHMAPFPYAYRYGLDEEAAVEFALRELDYLFKTRTAPNDTAAFLIEPALGDGGYLPTPPAFMEGLRERADQFGIKLIFDEVQAGVGRTGKFWGHQHSTATPDILITAKGIASGFPISAIAASTETMSKAWPGSQGGTYGGNAVAAAAGVATLQVVEEEGLVENAHVRGEQLQAGLKSVQERFPIIGDVRGLGLMQGIEFTTADGTPDADTAAAVQQETTRQQLLTLTCGPAGNVVRLIPALVVTEDEITLGVERFEAAVAAVVGAVAVGAS from the coding sequence ATGGCGAACCTCAGCCCCGCACTCAAGCAGGCCACCCCGGTGGTCGTCGACCACGCTCTCGGCAGCTGGATTTACGGCACCGACGGCGTCGACTACCTCGACTTCACCACCGGCATCGGTGTGACCAGCACCGGGCACTGCCACCCCAAGGTGGTCGAAGCCGCCCGGGAGCAGGTCGGCAAGATCATCCACGCCCAGTACACCACCGTCATGCACAAGCCCCTGCTCGCGCTGACCGACAAGCTCGGTGAGGTGTTGCCCACCGGACTCGACTCCGTCTTCTACGCCAACTCCGGGTCCGAGGCCGTCGAGGCCGCGATCCGCCTGGCGCGCATGGCCACCGGACGACCGAACATCGTGGTCTTCCAGGGCGGCTTCCACGGCCGCACCGTCGCCGCGGCCTCGCTGACCACCGCGGGAACGAAGTTCTCGGCAGGGTTCTCCCCGTTGATGTCCGGCGTGCACATGGCGCCCTTCCCCTACGCCTACCGGTACGGCCTCGATGAGGAAGCCGCCGTCGAGTTCGCGCTGCGTGAGCTCGACTATCTGTTCAAGACCCGGACCGCACCCAACGACACCGCGGCGTTCCTGATCGAGCCCGCGCTCGGTGACGGCGGGTACCTGCCGACGCCGCCGGCATTCATGGAAGGCCTGCGTGAGCGCGCCGACCAGTTCGGCATCAAGCTGATCTTCGACGAGGTCCAGGCGGGTGTCGGGCGCACCGGTAAGTTCTGGGGTCACCAGCACTCGACCGCGACCCCGGACATCCTCATCACGGCCAAGGGCATCGCCTCCGGCTTCCCGATCTCGGCGATCGCAGCGTCGACGGAGACGATGTCCAAGGCCTGGCCGGGATCGCAGGGAGGCACATACGGCGGCAACGCCGTTGCCGCCGCGGCCGGTGTCGCGACGTTGCAGGTCGTCGAGGAGGAAGGTCTTGTCGAGAACGCGCATGTCCGGGGCGAACAGCTCCAGGCTGGACTGAAGTCCGTGCAGGAACGGTTCCCGATCATCGGGGACGTCCGCGGACTCGGCCTGATGCAGGGCATCGAGTTCACCACGGCGGACGGTACCCCAGACGCTGATACCGCGGCAGCCGTGCAGCAGGAGACGACCCGGCAGCAGTTGCTCACGCTGACCTGCGGGCCTGCCGGTAACGTCGTCCGGCTGATCCCCGCCCTGGTGGTGACCGAGGACGAGATCACGCTCGGTGTCGAGCGTTTCGAGGCCGCTGTGGCGGCCGTGGTCGGTGCCGTGGCGGTCGGCGCCTCCTGA
- a CDS encoding LysR family transcriptional regulator — protein sequence MLSVERIRALCAVAEQGSVAAAARSLYVTPSGVSQQLAKLEKEVGVALLVQVGRGVQLTQAGRLLAQRGQDIISLLAQAESEVASLDSDVAGELRIGSFSSASRVVVPRAIARMRQLHPGLEVSFVAGDTDDLLPAVVGRELDLAVVDSWVTMPLHLPEDVICTPIHQDVADVALPADHRLAAAEQIELDEVADMPWTTWRKGESFHTWLVQTLRMRGVEPEIRYEVPEFAAQLEFVAHGLAAALIPRLARIWVPDDVAIVAVHPVLRREIFAVRRKDNDRPTVRAGIDALSEVFAAISGSGGPT from the coding sequence GTGTTGAGTGTCGAACGGATCCGCGCACTGTGCGCTGTCGCCGAGCAGGGTTCCGTCGCGGCTGCGGCGCGCAGCCTGTATGTCACCCCGTCGGGAGTGTCGCAGCAGCTAGCCAAGCTCGAGAAGGAAGTCGGCGTCGCGCTGCTGGTGCAGGTCGGTCGCGGGGTGCAGCTCACGCAGGCCGGGCGGTTGCTCGCCCAGCGTGGCCAGGACATCATTTCCCTTCTGGCACAAGCGGAATCCGAGGTGGCCTCACTGGACAGTGATGTGGCCGGCGAGCTCCGCATCGGATCGTTCTCCTCGGCCAGCCGGGTCGTGGTGCCGCGGGCGATCGCCCGGATGAGGCAACTTCATCCCGGCCTGGAGGTCAGTTTCGTCGCCGGCGACACCGACGACCTGCTGCCGGCCGTGGTGGGTCGCGAGCTCGATCTCGCGGTGGTCGACAGCTGGGTGACGATGCCGCTGCACCTGCCGGAGGACGTCATCTGCACCCCCATCCATCAGGACGTCGCCGACGTCGCACTGCCGGCGGACCACCGCCTGGCCGCAGCAGAGCAGATCGAGCTCGACGAGGTCGCGGACATGCCGTGGACGACCTGGCGCAAGGGTGAGTCCTTCCATACGTGGCTGGTGCAGACCCTGCGGATGCGCGGTGTCGAGCCGGAGATCCGGTACGAGGTACCGGAGTTCGCCGCCCAGCTCGAGTTCGTCGCCCACGGGCTCGCCGCCGCCCTGATCCCGCGGCTGGCCAGGATCTGGGTACCTGACGACGTAGCGATAGTCGCGGTACACCCCGTTCTGCGACGCGAGATCTTCGCGGTGCGGCGCAAGGACAACGACCGGCCGACGGTCCGAGCGGGAATCGACGCCTTGAGCGAGGTTTTCGCGGCGATCTCCGGATCCGGCGGCCCGACCTGA